A region from the Malus domestica chromosome 07, GDT2T_hap1 genome encodes:
- the LOC103439915 gene encoding MAG2-interacting protein 2 produces MEEATPTVFYETRRHITRPYTPNYPPQQGNNGSRGSFRSLLSLPGVNQLREKWSEYKQPRKLRKLASLFISPRGERVAVASGNQITILQKEDEYSKPCGTFTCGSLTSFTIGTWSESHDVLGVVDDNDTLYFIKANGDEITRIARRNLKVSLPVISLIVQDNSDVQKSCLCSFIVVTSDSSLQHIEISQDPSSSIYSARTSHNGLTAKGQLSCNVICVDYHPELSLLAGVILNSGSCYLSLWRRSRMIDLEQLVTIQFEGFYSKPKGSQLVYPKVLISPQAKFVATLDVTGCLHIFKLDKESFSLSNFTCRERCKSQVTDNLSSGEGEYLIDIVDFTWWSDHILTFAKRCGVVTMLDILSGLKVQENETVYSKPVIDRINLFQGNLFLLETVSSEERSDSKERNDSHGMEHIVVDSLDHIDISSLNWSLVSFSERSIMEMYNILIRNEKYQAALEFADCHGLDKDEVVKSQWLQSSQGPKEISTYLSKIKDKTFVLFECVGKVGPTEDAVRALLAYGLNLTNQYGFSESEKDECSQIWDFRMARLQLLQFRDRLETFLGINMGRFSVQEYSKFRAMPISEAAVTLAESGKIGALNLLFKLHPYSLASCVLEILAAIPETVPVQTYGQLLPGRSPPTNVAVREEDWVECEKMISFINRSPKDHEIGIQIQTEPLLKQCLGSVWPSTNELSMWYKKRARDIDSCSGQLDNCICLLDFANRKGVYELQRFHEDVSYLHQLIYSDDSSPEINSSLSLVTWEQFSDYEKFRLMLKGVKEENMIARLHNMAIPFMQDRSQDQVADNHQTTEHNKAESFLVRWLKETASENKLDICLQVIEEGCSDFQSNSLFKDEVEVIDCALQCIYLCTSTDRWSTMAAILSKLPQMQGSEIYVDGLDRRLKLAEGHIEVGRLLAFYQVPKPLNFFLESHEDGKGVKQILRLILSKFIRRQPGRSDTDWASMWRDMQCIREKAFPFLDLEYMLMEFCRGLLKAGKFSLARNYLKGTSSVALATEKAENLVIQAAREYFFSASSLSCPEIWKAKECLNLFPSSRNVRVESDIIDALTVRLPSLGVTLLPMQFRQIKDPMEIIKMAITCQSGAYLHVDELIEIAKLLGLSSSDHISSVQEAIAREAAVAGDLQLALDLCLVLAKKGHGHIWDLCAAIARGPALENMDMNSRKQLLGFALSNCDEESVSELLHAWKDLDLQGQCETLMMLSGTKCPDFSIQGSSVITGPVHGIQDIINLKGCLEMVEGASCDDQEVHLGNIKSVLSTVAKNLPVENGTNWESVLRENGKILTFAALQLPWLLELSRNREHSKKSIGNLIPGKQYVNVGTQALVTILSWLARNGFAPTDNVVASLAKSIIEPPVTEEEDIVGCSFLLNLWDAVNGVEVIEEQLRTRKDYQEISSIMNVGMTYSLLYSSALECEDPKQRRELLLRKFKEKHTPPTTEEIDKFDKVQSTFWREWKLKLEDQKRVADRCRVLEKIIPGVDTARFLSRDFNYIESVVLPLIDSVKLEKKHILKDVLTLADEYGLNRAQVFVRYLSSVLVSEVWTNDDITSEISEFKGEIIGYAVETIKAVSSIVYPAIDGCHKVRLAYIFSLLSDCYLQLEETRKELPIIHPDQVHLSGFGLSRFYKLMEQECRKLSFVANLNFKNIAGLGGLNFKCLSHEVYMHVYDNSLEALAKMVETLASIYSDPLSEGLITWQDVYKHYILSLLATLETKAGTDTVTKSTENLQILVCQLEQSYEYCRKYIRLLARLDSLNIMKRYFTIIIPLLGSSGTLPDNSAWQECLIILLNFWIRLIEEMKEIASHEDIGENLRLNLDCLACCLKVFMRLVIEDTVSPSQGWATIVSFVNHGLIGDSASEPYMFCRAVIFSGCGFGAVAEVFSQAVLGGPMGSTVAGDTEIQELPLLYLNILERILQDVVAHGSQEYENLYQLLSSLSKLEGGLEELDRVRHLVWKRMAKFSENPQLPGSVRVYTLELMQYLTGKTIKGLSASIQSNVTSWEGWDEVHFASKNSETANQGSADHNDTSNRFTSTLVALKSTQIVATISPTMEVTPDDLSNQETAVSCFLKLCDAAQTYSHVDSLLAMLGEWEGFFSVREDKKASVEAPEAGNDWDDNWDEGWESFQEEEPPVKEKETSLSIHPLHVCWLEIFKKLVNLSQFNDVLRLIDQSVTKSNGILLDEDGARSLSQIVLERDCFMALKLVLLLPFESLQLHCLAAVDDKLKQEGISESIGGDHELLTLVLFSGVLRTIISNSSYGNIFSYICYLVGNVSRKFQAAEVQNERWPLLFRRILFPCFISELVKADQQLLAGLVVTKFMHTNASLGLVNVAEASVSRFLEVALRVLHDPLDETHSPEALNNTVDSLRGKLENLIRSAISLLPTKVG; encoded by the exons ATGGAAGAAGCAACTCCCACGGTGTTTTACGAGACACGGCGTCACATTACGAGGCCCTACACTCCCAATTACCCTCCTCAACAG GGAAATAATGGTAGCAGAGGGAGCTTTCGATCATTGCTTTCCCTTCCAG GTGTGAACCAGCTCAGAGAGAAATGGAGCGAATACAAGCAGCCAAGAAAGTTGAGAAAACTGGCATCTTTGTTTATTTCTCCGAGAGGCGAGCGCGTGGCTGTGGCTTCTGGAAATCAGATAACTATTTTACAGAAGGAGGACGAATACTCGAAGCCTTGCGGCACTTTTACAT GTGGAAGCCTTACTTCATTTACAATAGGAACTTGGTCTGAAAGTCATGATGTTCTTGGTGTTGTTGACGACAATGATACACTGTATTTTATCAAAGCAAATGGTGACGAGATAACAAGGATTGCAAGGAGGAATTTGAAAGTATCTTTACCAGTAATTAGCCTGATTGTACAGGACAATTCTGATGTACAGAAATCTTGTCT GTGTAGCTTTATTGTGGTTACCTCTGATAGTTCCCTTCAGCATATTGAGATTAGTCAGGATCCTAGTTCCTCAATATATTCTGCCCGCACCTCACATAATGGGTTAACTGCAAAGGGGCAGCTCTCTTGCAATGTTATCTGTGTTGACTACCACCCTGAGCTTTCTTTGCTTGCTGGTGTCATACTAAACTCAG GATCTTGTTATCTTTCTCTTTGGCGTAGAAGTAGGATGATTGATCTGGAGCAGCTTGTTACCATTCAATTTGAGGGTTTTTATTCGAAACCAAAAGGAAGTCAGCTAGTATATCCAAAGGTGCTAATCTCTCCACAAGCCAAATTTGTTGCTACTTTAGATGTCACTGGATGCTTGCACATATTTAAGCTGGATAAAGAATCCTTTTCACTTTCCAATTTTACATGCAGAGAGAGATGCAAGTCACAAGTGACTGATAATTTGTCAAGTGGAGAGGGGGAATATTTAATTGACATTGTGGATTTTACTTGGTGGTCTGACCACATCCTTACTTTTGCAAAAAGGTGTGGCGTTGTTACCATGCTTGACATCCTTAGTGGCTTGAAAGTTCAGGAAAATGAAACTGTATATTCTAAGCCGGTTATAGACAGAATAAATCTGTTTCAAGGAAACCTGTTTCTTTTGGAGACGGTGTCATCCGAAGAGAGATCTGACTCTAAGGAACGTAATGATTCACATGGTATGGAGCATATTGTAGTGGACAGCCTTGACCATATTGACATTTCTTCGTTGAACTGGAGCCTTGTATCATTTTCTGAAAGATCTATCATGGAGATGTATAATATTTTGATTAGAAATGAAAAGTATCAAGCTGCCTTGGAATTTGCTGATTGTCATGGGTTGGATAAAGATGAAGTTGTAAAGTCACAGTGGTTGCAGTCAAGCCAAGGACCAAAGGAAATAAGTACCTATTTATCAAAAATTAAGGACAAAACTTTTGTACTCTTCGAATGTGTTGGCAAAGTTGGACCTACAGAAGATGCTGTGAGGGCCTTACTTGCATATGGGCTGAACCTAACTAACCAGTATGGGTTTTCTGAATCAGAAAAGGATGAATGTAGCCAAATTTGGGATTTTCGTATGGCTAGACTTCAGTTATTACAATTCAGAGACCGGTTGGAGACCTTTCTTGGGATAAACATGGGCAG GTTTTCAGTGCAGGAATATAGCAAATTTCGAGCTATGCCTATAAGTGAAGCTGCTGTTACGCTTGCTGAAAGTGGGAAGATTGGGGCCTTAAATCTCCTGTTCAAGCTTCATCCTTATTCACTGGCTTCTTGCGTTTTAGAGATTTTAGCTGCTATCCCTGAAACAGTTCCTGTACAAACATATGGGCAGCTTCTTCCTGGGAGGTCTCCTCCTACAAATGTAGCTGTGAGGGAAGAAGATTGGGTTGAATGTGAGAAAATGATAAGTTTTATTAACAGATCACCCAAGGACCATGAGATTGGTATCCAAATCCAGACCGAACCTCTACTGAAGCAGTGCCTAGGATCAGTTTGGCCATCAACTAATGAACTTTCAATGTGGTACAAGAAGAGAGCTAGAGATATTGATAGTTGTAGTGGACAGCTAGATAATTGCATTTGCTTGCTTGATTTTGCTAATCGCAAAGGTGTATATGAGTTGCAGAGGTTCCATGAGGATGTCTCATACTTGCACCAACTTATTTATTCTGATGACAGTAGTCCGGAAATAAATTCCAGCTTGAGTCTTGTCACGTGGGAACAGTTCTCTGACTATGAGAAGTTCAGATTGATGCTTAAAGGAGTTAAAGAAGAAAATATGATTGCGAGACTACATAATATGGCAATTCCATTTATGCAAGATAGGTCACAGGATCAGGTGGCAGATAACCATCAGACAACAGAGCATAACAAGGCTGAATCATTTCTGGTTAGATGGCTGAAGGAAACTGCTTCCGAGAATAAATTGGATATCTGCTTGCAGGTAATAGAGGAAGGGTGCAGTGATTTTCAGAGTAACAGCCTATTCAAGGATGAGGTTGAAGTCATAGACTGCGCTCTGCAGTGCATTTATTTGTGCACATCTACTGATAGGTGGAGTACAATGGCAGCCATATTATCAAAGCTTCCACAAATGCAAG GTAGTGAAATATATGTTGATGGACTTGACAGAAGATTGAAATTGGCAGAAGGCCACATTGAAGTAGGGAGGCTCCTGGCATTTTATCAG gtgcCAAAGCCCTTGAACTTTTTTCTAGAGTCTCATGAAGATGGAAAAGGTGTAAAGCAAATTCTTCGTCTTATCCTTTCAAAATTTATACGTCGACAGCCTGGTCGATCAGATACTGATTGGGCAAGCATGTGGCGTGATATGCAATGCATTAGGGAaaaggcatttccttttctGGATCTGGAGTATATGTTGATGGAATTTTGCCGAGGACTGCTGAAAGCAGGGAAGTTTTCTCTTGCTAGGAATTATCTAAAGGGTACAAGTTCAGTTGCTTTAGCAACAGAGAAGGCTGAAAATCTTGTCATACAAGCAGCAAGGGAGTATTTCTTCTCAGCTTCAAGTCTTTCTTGTCCTGAA ATCTGGAAGGCTAAGGAATGCCTCAATTTATTTCCAAGCAGTAGAAATGTCAGAGTAGAATCTGATATTATCGATGCACTTACAGTTAGACTTCCCAGTCTTGGAGTGACTCTCTTACCCATGCAATTCAGGCAAATAAAAGATCCAATGGAGATAATCAAAATGGCAATCACATGCCAAAGCGGTGCATATTTACATGTTGATGAACTCATTGAGATTGCTAAACTTCTTGGATTGAGCTCTTCAGACCACATATCTTCTGTTCAGGAAGCTATTGCCAGAGAAGCTGCGGTTGCTGGTGATCTCCAATTGGCCCTGGACCTATGTCTTGTTTTGGCTAAGAAGGGGCATGGTCACATTTGGGACTTATGTGCTGCAATAGCAAGGGGTCCTGCGCTTGAAAACATGGATATGAATTCTCGAAAGCAACTACTGGGTTTTGCTTTGAGCAATTGTGATGAGGAATCTGTGAGCGAGTTGCTCCATGCATGGAAGGACCTTGATTTGCAAGGTCAATGTGAGACATTAATGATGTTGTCAGGGACAAAATGTCCAGATTTCTCAATTCAAGGTTCCTCGGTTATTACAGGTCCAGTCCATGGTATTCAAGATATAATCAACCTAAAAGGTTGCTTAGAAATGGTTGAGGGAGCTAGTTGTGATGATCAAGAAGTTCATCTTGGTAACATAAAAAGTGTACTTTCTACTGTTGCTAAAAACTTGCCTGTTGAGAATGGAACCAATTGGGAATCTGTTTtgagagaaaatggaaaaatttTGACTTTTGCTGCTCTGCAACTTCCATGGCTGCTTGAACTAAGTAGGAATAGAGAACACAGTAAGAAGTCAATTGGTAACTTGATTCCTGGAAAACAATATGTCAACGTAGGAACACAGGCTCTAGTGACAATTCTGTCCTGGTTGGCGAGAAATGGTTTTGCTCCTACAGACAATGTTGTTGCGTCTCTGGCAAAATCAATTATTGAGCCACCTGTTACTGAAGAGGAAGACATAGTGGGTTGCTCCTTTCTGTTGAATCTGTGGGATGCTGTTAATGGGGTTGAAGTGATAGAAGAGCAGCTTAGAACAAGGAAGGATTACCAAGAAATTTCTAGCATCATGAATGTGGGGATGACATATAGCTTGTTGTATAGTTCAGCACTTGAGTGTGAAGATCCTAAACAAAGGAGGGAGCTGCTACTAaggaaatttaaagaaaaacacACTCCACCTACTACTG AGGAAATTGACAAATTTGATAAGGTACAGTCAACCTTTTGGAGAGAATGGAAATTGAAATTAGAAGACCAAAAGCGTGTCGCAGATCGATGTAGAGTATTAGAGAAAATAATCCCTGGCGTTGACACAGCACGCTTTTTGTCTCGGGACTTCAATTATATTGAGAGTGTTGTTCTTCCCTTGATTGATTCTGTCAAGTTAGAGAAGAAGCACATTTTGAAGGACGTTTTAACATTAGCTGATGAATATGGCTTGAACCGTGCACAG GTCTTTGTACGTTATCTGAGTTCTGTCCTTGTTTCTGAGGTTTGGACCAATGATGATATTACTTCTGAAATTTCAGAATTTAAAGGAGAAATAATTGGCTATGCTGTTGAAACCATCAAAGCTGTGTCATCTATTGTATACCCTGCAATTGATGGATGCCACAAGGTGCGGCTTGCTTACATCTTTAGTCTGCTTTCTGACTGCTACTTGCAACTGGAAGAAACCAGAAAAGAATTACCAATTATACACCCTGATCAAGTGCATTTATCTGGTTTTGGATTATCTCGTTTTTACAAGTTAATGGAACAAGAGTGCAGAAAACTCTCCTTTGTTGCGAACCTTAACTTCAAAAATATTGCTGGTTTAGGTGGTTTAAACTTTAAGTGCTTAAGCCATGAAGTGTACATGCACGTATATGATAATAGCTTGGAAGCCTTGGCAAAGATGGTAGAGACACTTGCCAGTATATATTCCGACCCATTGTCGGAGGGTCTGATAACATGGCAGGATGTCTACAAACATTATATTTTGAGTTTGTTGGCAACTTTGGAAACCAAAGCTGGAACTGATACGGTCACCAAAAGCACTGAAAACCTTCAAATCTTAGTATGTCAACTTGAGCAGAGCTATGAATATTGCAGAAAGTATATTAGACTCTTGGCACGTCTAGATTCTCTGAACATTATGAAGCGGTATTTCACAATAATCATACCTCTTTTGGGTTCTTCTGGGACTCTACCAGACAACTCAGCATGGCAAGAATGTCTAATAATTCTCTTGAACTTTTGGATAAGATTGATTGAGGAGATGAAGGAAATTGCATCCCATGAGGACATTGGAGAAAATCTCAGGCTCAATCTAGATTGCTTAGCATGTTGTCTAAAGGTTTTCATGAGGTTGGTAATAGAAGACACTGTCTCCCCAAGTCAAGGCTGGGCTACAATTGTCAGCTTTGTCAATCATGGTTTAATTGGTGACTCTGCTTCTGAACCTTATATGTTCTGTAGAGCCGTGATTTTTTCTGGTTGTGGGTTTGGAGCTGTGGCCGAAGTATTTTCCCAAGCGGTATTAGGGGGTCCAATGGGTTCCACTGTGGCCGGAGACACTGAAATCCAGGAACTTCCCCTTCTCTACTTAAATATTTTGGAACGCATTTTGCAGGATGTGGTTGCCCATGGATCCCAGGAATATGAGAACTTATATCAGCTGTTATCTTCCTTGAGTAAATTAGAAGGTGGTTTAGAAGAATTAGATAGGGTCAGGCATTTAGTTTGGAAAAGAATGGCCAAGTTCTCTGAAAACCCGCAGCTTCCGGGGTCAGTTCGAGTTTATACTTTAGAGCTTATGCAATACCTCACAGGTAAAACCATCAAGGGTTTGTCTGCTAGTATACAATCTAATGTTACGTCGTGGGAAGGATGGGACGAGGTGCactttgcaagtaaaaatagTGAGACCGCTAATCAGGGGTCGGCAGACCATAATGATACATCTAACAGGTTTACAAGTACATTAGTTGCCCTCAAATCGACACAGATTGTGGCAACTATATCACCCACCATGGAAGTTACCCCTGACGATCTCTCAAATCAAGAAACAGCTGTTTCTTGCTTCCTGAAGCTGTGTGATGCTGCTCAAACATATTCCCATGTTGATTCTTTGCTAGCTATGTTGGGAGAGTGGGAAGGGTTTTTCTCGGTGAGGGAAGATAAGAAAGCCTCTGTTGAAGCTCCTGAGGCTGGAAACGACTGGGATGACAACTGGGACGAAGGCTGGGAAAGTTTCCAGGAAGAAGAACCGCCTGTTAAAGAAAAGGAGACTTCCCTGTCCATTCACCCTTTGCATGTATGTTGGTTGGAGATTTTCAAAAAGCTTGTAAACCTCTCCCAATTTAACGATGTTCTAAGGCTGATTGATCAGTCCGTAACGAAATCTAATGGGATATTGCTCGATGAAGATGGCGCGAGGAGCTTGAGCCAGATTGTTCTTGAAAGAGATTGTTTCATGGCTTTAAAGCTGGTGCTGTTACTGCCTTTTGAATCACTACAGTTACACTGTTTGGCGGCTGTTGACGACAAGTTGAAGCAAGAAGGCATCTCTGAATCGATTGGCGGTGACCATGAGTTATTAACGTTGGTACTATTCTCCGGGGTTTTGCGcaccatcatctccaactcTTCGTACGGAAACATCTTCTCTTATATCTGCTATTTGGTCGGGAACGTATCCCGCAAGTTTCAAGCAGCCGAAGTGCAAAACGAGAGATGGCCGTTGCTTTTCAGAAGAATACTCTTCCCCTGTTTCATATCAGAGCTTGTGAAGGCGGATCAGCAACTTCTAGCCGGACTCGTTGTCACGAAATTTATGCACACAAATGCATCGCTCGGTCTTGTTAATGTTGCGGAGGCGAGTGTCAGTCGGTTTTTGGAGGTGGCGCTCCGTGTGCTACATGACCCGCTTGATGAGACACATTCACCGGAAGCATTGAACAATACTGTTGATAGTTTGAGAGGCAAGTTGGAAAATCTGATCCGGAGTGCCATCTCATTGCTTCCAACTAAAGTGGGATGA